In Maridesulfovibrio frigidus DSM 17176, a single genomic region encodes these proteins:
- the fdhF gene encoding formate dehydrogenase subunit alpha, with the protein MNKVLTTCPYCGTGCNLYLHIEDGQLISASPATGKSVNNGSLCAKGHFGFDFVNHSDRLTSPLIRKNGVLVEAGWDEALSLITNRFKSHIQNFGSDSIAGFSSARCTNEENYLMQKYMRAAIGTNNIDHCARLUHAPTVAGLAAAFGSGSMSNSINELDLMGTGNAIFTIGSNTTECHPIIGMRMMEAAQRGTKLVIADPRAITLAQHADVWLQLKPGTDVALLNSIANVLIREGLTDENFISTRTEGYEAARDLVARYTPEFAETITTVPAQKIYEAARIIGSSKTTATYYTMGITQHTSGVDNVRSVANIAMLTGNMGKPLTGVNPLRGQNNVQGSCDMGTLPDVMTGYQKLNLPEVRDKFSKVWNVNLSDKTGLKIPEVLDGIEQGSIKGLFVFGENPMRSDPDINHVKHCLEAIDFLVVQDIFLTETAELADVVLPGASFAEKDGTFSSTERRVQLVRKAIDPIGNSRPDWQILAELLNRMGISKEYSSPEDIFDEIRSLTPSYSGITYSRLETEHLQWPCPSEDHQGTPILHVDQFVRGKGAFLAAEYRDPAEMTDENYPLILTTGRITTHYHTGTMSRRCWGLDGARPEEMVEVNPADADSYHIKDGGYIVVTSRRGELRARAQITDRVPEGLIFTTFHFSESPGNILTNSAADPITGTPEFKVCAAKIRSD; encoded by the coding sequence TGACCTCCCCTCTTATCCGCAAGAACGGCGTACTCGTTGAAGCTGGCTGGGACGAAGCTCTCTCGCTCATTACTAATCGTTTCAAATCTCACATACAAAATTTCGGCTCTGATTCAATTGCCGGGTTCAGTTCTGCCCGTTGTACCAACGAAGAAAATTATCTCATGCAAAAATATATGCGCGCAGCTATCGGTACTAATAATATCGACCACTGCGCGCGGCTCTGACACGCCCCAACCGTAGCCGGTCTGGCTGCAGCATTCGGAAGCGGGTCAATGTCTAATTCCATAAACGAACTTGATTTAATGGGAACTGGAAACGCAATTTTCACAATAGGAAGCAACACCACAGAGTGCCATCCTATTATCGGTATGCGCATGATGGAAGCGGCCCAGCGCGGCACAAAATTAGTTATAGCTGATCCACGGGCAATAACACTAGCGCAACATGCGGATGTGTGGTTACAGCTTAAGCCGGGAACAGATGTAGCGCTGCTGAATAGCATCGCAAACGTTCTGATTCGCGAAGGCCTGACTGACGAAAATTTCATATCTACACGTACTGAAGGGTACGAAGCGGCCCGCGACCTTGTAGCTCGCTACACTCCGGAATTTGCGGAAACGATCACCACAGTACCTGCGCAAAAAATTTATGAAGCTGCCCGCATTATAGGATCATCAAAAACCACCGCCACCTATTACACAATGGGTATCACGCAACATACCTCCGGTGTGGATAATGTACGCAGCGTTGCAAACATTGCAATGCTTACTGGTAACATGGGAAAACCTCTCACGGGCGTTAATCCCCTTCGCGGCCAAAATAATGTTCAAGGTTCCTGCGATATGGGCACATTGCCGGATGTTATGACGGGCTATCAAAAGTTAAATTTGCCTGAAGTGCGTGATAAATTCAGCAAAGTTTGGAACGTTAACCTTTCGGATAAAACAGGGCTTAAAATACCCGAAGTTTTAGATGGAATTGAACAGGGCAGCATTAAAGGGTTGTTTGTTTTCGGCGAAAATCCCATGCGTAGCGATCCTGATATCAATCACGTTAAACATTGCCTTGAAGCTATAGACTTTCTGGTCGTACAGGATATTTTTCTTACCGAAACAGCAGAGCTTGCTGATGTAGTTTTACCGGGAGCCAGCTTTGCGGAAAAAGACGGAACTTTCTCATCAACCGAAAGGCGTGTCCAATTGGTGCGTAAGGCCATCGACCCCATAGGAAACAGCAGACCCGACTGGCAAATTTTAGCTGAGCTTCTGAACCGTATGGGAATTAGCAAAGAGTATTCATCACCCGAAGATATTTTTGACGAAATTCGTTCGCTAACTCCGAGCTATAGCGGAATTACATATTCGCGGCTTGAAACTGAACATTTGCAATGGCCCTGCCCCTCTGAGGATCACCAAGGAACTCCGATTCTGCATGTTGATCAATTCGTGCGCGGCAAGGGGGCTTTTCTAGCTGCTGAATATAGAGATCCAGCCGAAATGACGGACGAAAATTATCCGCTAATCCTTACCACGGGCCGAATCACCACCCACTACCACACAGGCACAATGAGCCGCCGCTGTTGGGGACTGGACGGAGCAAGGCCCGAGGAGATGGTAGAAGTTAATCCGGCGGATGCGGACTCTTATCATATTAAAGATGGCGGCTATATCGTTGTTACATCACGAAGGGGTGAACTTCGGGCGCGGGCGCAAATTACAGACAGAGTTCCTGAAGGGTTGATTTTCACAACCTTCCATTTCAGCGAAAGTCCCGGAAATATACTCACCAACAGTGCCGCGGACCCTATAACAGGTACGCCGGAGTTTAAAGTTTGCGCAGCGAAAATTCGCTCGGATTAA
- a CDS encoding 4Fe-4S dicluster domain-containing protein: MSSSLSNFIAADSEKCIGCKLCEIACSQAHSESTAFTVGALTSPILPRLYVVQTPEITVPVQCRHCEDAPCANCCPVSAISRKNGAIIVEKKLCVGCKTCMLACPFGAIELLPVYENGKPIMQPVLCEENESSVDEAPMLFAGKCDLCTDRAKGPACVEICPEKALSLIDPARMKRDRNIKAAMSFLNTSQNFS, from the coding sequence ATGTCTTCTTCACTTAGTAATTTTATTGCAGCAGATTCAGAGAAATGCATAGGGTGCAAGCTTTGCGAAATAGCTTGCTCTCAGGCGCATTCTGAAAGCACGGCATTTACAGTCGGAGCGCTAACCAGCCCTATTTTGCCGCGCCTATACGTTGTGCAGACTCCTGAAATCACAGTACCCGTGCAATGCCGCCACTGTGAAGACGCCCCCTGCGCCAACTGCTGCCCTGTTTCTGCCATCAGCCGCAAGAACGGTGCTATTATCGTTGAAAAGAAACTTTGCGTGGGATGTAAAACCTGCATGCTGGCCTGTCCATTCGGAGCCATAGAGCTGCTTCCTGTATATGAAAACGGTAAGCCCATTATGCAGCCAGTTTTATGTGAGGAAAACGAATCATCGGTTGACGAAGCTCCTATGCTTTTTGCCGGAAAATGCGACCTCTGCACGGACCGCGCGAAAGGTCCTGCGTGCGTTGAAATATGTCCCGAAAAAGCCCTAAGTTTAATCGACCCTGCCCGCATGAAACGGGACCGCAACATTAAAGCTGCTATGAGCTTTTTAAATACTTCACAAAATTTCTCCTGA
- a CDS encoding [FeFe] hydrogenase, group A: MTKVRELIKIDPELCTGCERCKDVCPVNAIFGKKGEPHRVESSRCVFCGQCVQTCSGYSSVLDEPETPRADKLRERGMFESTTEPLFAAYCAGDALEVAAALKTDKFSMVQCAPSVRVAIGEDFGMPAGSLTPGKMAAALRRIGFSRVYDTNFAADLTIMEEGHELLARISTDATLPMFTSCCPAWVRFMEQHYSDLLPHLSSCKSPQQMSGALFKTYGADIDGKAREEIYSVAVMPCTCKKYESARPEMSMDGYRDVDAVITTRELAYLIREAGIDFTSLPDEDFDRPLGTYTGAGNIFGVTGGVMEAALRTAYELVSGEPVPDTDLLFVRGGEGTRTAFITIEDKTFKVAVVAGLKYVAPLLEKVRAGEADVDFVEVMCCPSGCISGGGQPKVLLPTERDEVYMCRRKSIYSHDKDSKIRKSHENPDVQKAYADFLGEPLGHTSHKLLHTTYTKRDI, translated from the coding sequence ATGACAAAAGTAAGAGAACTCATCAAAATTGACCCCGAATTATGCACAGGCTGCGAACGGTGCAAAGACGTATGTCCCGTAAATGCAATTTTTGGCAAAAAAGGTGAACCGCATAGAGTTGAATCCTCCCGTTGCGTTTTTTGCGGGCAATGCGTTCAGACATGCAGCGGCTACAGCTCAGTATTAGATGAGCCCGAAACACCGCGCGCAGATAAACTTCGCGAACGCGGAATGTTCGAATCCACAACAGAACCGCTATTTGCTGCCTACTGTGCGGGCGACGCTTTGGAAGTTGCGGCAGCGCTAAAAACGGACAAGTTTTCCATGGTCCAATGCGCGCCGTCGGTACGCGTTGCCATTGGCGAAGATTTTGGAATGCCAGCCGGAAGCCTCACACCCGGAAAAATGGCCGCAGCCCTTCGCAGAATAGGCTTCAGCAGAGTATATGATACAAACTTTGCTGCGGACCTTACCATAATGGAAGAAGGACACGAACTACTAGCGCGCATCAGCACTGACGCAACGCTTCCCATGTTCACCTCCTGCTGTCCTGCGTGGGTGCGTTTCATGGAACAGCATTACTCGGATCTGCTCCCGCACCTCTCGAGCTGTAAATCACCACAGCAAATGTCGGGTGCACTTTTTAAAACTTACGGCGCAGATATTGACGGCAAAGCGCGAGAAGAAATTTACAGCGTGGCCGTTATGCCCTGCACTTGTAAAAAGTATGAAAGCGCGAGGCCGGAAATGAGTATGGATGGTTACCGAGATGTGGATGCCGTTATTACTACCCGCGAACTGGCATACCTTATCCGCGAAGCAGGAATAGATTTTACATCACTGCCGGACGAAGATTTCGACAGACCACTAGGGACATATACAGGAGCCGGAAACATTTTCGGGGTCACGGGCGGCGTAATGGAAGCCGCGCTTCGCACTGCCTACGAACTAGTTTCGGGTGAGCCTGTTCCCGACACAGATCTTCTATTTGTGCGCGGCGGAGAGGGAACCAGAACTGCGTTCATCACCATAGAAGATAAAACGTTCAAAGTAGCGGTAGTTGCAGGACTTAAGTACGTAGCTCCGCTTTTAGAAAAAGTGCGCGCAGGAGAAGCGGATGTGGATTTCGTAGAAGTCATGTGCTGCCCGTCTGGTTGTATCAGCGGCGGAGGTCAGCCCAAAGTACTGCTCCCTACCGAACGGGATGAAGTGTACATGTGCAGACGTAAGTCCATATATTCGCACGACAAGGATTCTAAAATCCGCAAGTCGCACGAAAATCCTGATGTACAAAAAGCATATGCCGATTTTCTAGGCGAGCCGCTAGGCCACACTTCCCACAAGCTACTACACACCACGTATACAAAGCGGGACATCTAA
- a CDS encoding 4Fe-4S dicluster domain-containing protein, with amino-acid sequence MKSFVIADPRKCIGCGACEIACARANTELSIPEAARLRAPFNSRVNLIATSEITIPIQCRQCEDAPCAKACPAEGIIYSNGVVHIRKENCIGCKMCILACPIGAVDILPLDRILPRAESDTDIPEFYASKCELCSERVEGPACIEICPAKAFTLIDGDVIRDVVRGRRERVVRGME; translated from the coding sequence ATGAAGTCCTTCGTAATAGCTGATCCACGCAAATGCATAGGGTGCGGCGCGTGTGAAATTGCGTGTGCCAGAGCAAACACGGAGCTATCTATTCCCGAAGCGGCAAGACTGCGCGCGCCATTTAATTCGCGCGTAAACTTGATAGCGACCTCCGAAATAACTATCCCTATCCAATGCCGCCAATGCGAAGACGCACCATGCGCCAAGGCTTGCCCAGCGGAAGGAATCATCTATTCAAACGGGGTAGTTCATATTCGCAAAGAGAATTGTATAGGATGTAAAATGTGCATCCTAGCCTGCCCAATAGGAGCAGTAGATATTTTGCCGCTTGATAGAATATTGCCACGCGCTGAGAGTGATACTGATATACCTGAATTTTACGCCAGCAAATGCGAGCTATGTAGTGAGCGAGTGGAAGGTCCGGCGTGTATAGAGATATGTCCGGCTAAGGCATTTACGCTTATTGATGGTGATGTGATTCGGGATGTTGTTCGGGGTCGGCGGGAGAGGGTTGTTCGGGGTATGGAGTGA